The following are encoded in a window of Lagenorhynchus albirostris chromosome 3, mLagAlb1.1, whole genome shotgun sequence genomic DNA:
- the IGIP gene encoding IgA-inducing protein homolog, translated as MCSYYHMKKLSVSGCNITILAVMFSHLSAGNSPCGNQANVLCISRLEFVQYQS; from the coding sequence atgtgcagttattATCACATGAAGAAGCTCAGTGTGTCGGGCTGTAATATAACCATACTTGCTGTCATGTTCTCCCATCTCAGTGCTGGGAACTCACCATGTGGAAACCAAGCAAATGTGTTGTGCATCAGCCGGCTTGAGTTTGTTCAATATCAAAGCTGA